Proteins found in one Triticum aestivum cultivar Chinese Spring chromosome 4D, IWGSC CS RefSeq v2.1, whole genome shotgun sequence genomic segment:
- the LOC123099194 gene encoding nucleolin has translation MPPSPSQPPPPATEEVEVEDVSDDETVEGEAPPLAPAPAPAPAPPAGGGAEASRAASGSGEAAGGEGADEEEEDEDEDEEDDSDDEEDEDSEDEGDEDEDEDSDEEGDDEGQDSDDDDEDEDSDEEEDEDEDDEDEDEDDDDDE, from the coding sequence ATGCCTCCCTCGccgtcgcagccgccgccgccggccacggAGGAGGTCGAGGTGGAGGACGTCTCGGACGACGAGACGGTGGAGGGAGAGGCGCCGCCACTTGCCCCGGCCCCGGCTCCGGCTCCTGCCCCGCCGGCCGGCGGAGGTGCCGAGGCGAGCCGTGCCGCGTCGGGGTCGGGGGAGGCGGCGGGCGGAGAAGgggccgacgaggaggaggaggacgaggatgaggacgaaGAAGACGACTCCGACGACGAAGAGGACGAGGATTCGGAGGATGAaggggacgaggacgaggacgaagactcCGACGAGGAGGGGGACGACGAAGGCCAAGATTccgatgacgacgacgaagacgaggactctgatgaggaggaggacgaagacgaggacgatgaagacgaggacgaggacgacgacgacgacgagtag